Within Enoplosus armatus isolate fEnoArm2 chromosome 1, fEnoArm2.hap1, whole genome shotgun sequence, the genomic segment tatactttatactgtGAACATGTGCACATCCCTtgtacagctgttttcattttaaaaacgtCAATTAATCTGACACTGATTCTGATTTTCAggtagatatatatagatagccATTTCCAGTCCTATCACCTTGATCTTGTGGTCGACACCAAAGACTAGTCTCACGCCCCTGCACAGAGGCAGCACAAGTATCTTTGACCTCAGTCCCTGACCGcctctttcagttttttttgccACTAAAACAGAGTTTCATTGTCCCGCTGAGAAGGTGGTTGTAATAGACCCCTTCACTCATAGCAGTCACATCGATAGCACCTGAAACCCAATCTGACCTTTTCCTTTGAAAGAAGGGGCGTTTGTCCTCTTGCAGTGGGAAAATAGATGTAGGCAAATGTGGGTCAGTGAAAGGGCGGAAAAAAGGCAATGTGTAAAACAAGTAACAGTGAAATATGTTCTGCAATGAGCACAGCGTTACTTTAAAACCAAGTCTCTGTAGGTGATCTGgattttgtgtctgttctgttgcCTTATTGCTCAAACCTTAAcactaattttattttttcctggtATCTATCGGATGTCATGCTGCTaggaagacacacaaaaaaaggtatttttctgTACACAGAAATGTGCACCAGATACTGTGACACCTGAAACTGCAGCAGTACCTCTTTCTGAGTCGCTCCCTGAGGCTGCACTTTTGTCTGTCTCATTGGCCTTCTCAGGTGTGTTCGGAGCAGCGGTAGTTGTAGTCGCAGGGCTCGTTTCTGTGGTCTCAGATAGGAACACTGTTGTAGATGAAGACGCGGTGGACGTCTCATTTATCTCTGGCGTCgttgtggttgttgtgttgGTAGATTCTGTAGCATTAGTTAACCCTGCATCTTCATCTGGTTTTGTAGTGGATTCTTGCGTAGCATTGCTCTCTGGAGCCAAGGTGACCGTCGTCTGGAAATCGGTGTGATTGGAGTAATCTGGAAAGCTGGTGGAGTTTTGTGCCCTCAGATGAGTTGAGGAGTTTTGAGGAGCCGTCGTTGAGTTATAAAGTTCCTCCCCGGCTTCTGTCATGTTGATCTGGCTTGAGTTTGTTGGCTCTGTAGTTGCATTATTAGGAGAAACGGTGGCGTTCATTGCTGATTCAGGTTGATTGGTTGTAACGTTTGGAAATGTGGGAGGCTCGGTGGTAGTGACAACAGGCAGATCATCAGATGTTTCATTTGCATCCTTATCTTGGTTAGTCacattctcctcttcttcagtaTTTATTGCCATGGAGCCAGATGCTATCCCACTGCTGTAATCATTACTTGACTCCATAGCAGGCGCATCCGCTCCCAGATCATATTCTGCCTCCTCTTCAGTACCTGCAACAGCGTTTTGACTTCCAGCTGTATTTTTGGCTGGTACACGGAGCCAGCTTTGATCAATTGTCCGCCCCGGAGAGTCGGTTGATTCCTGGAGCGATGCCAGGTGAAAGGCTTGTACAAGCAGAAGGAGGCCTGCTGTGATTTTTAAATACAGTTCCATTTTCCCTTTTGGTTTcactctgaaacacaagagagaaCATAGAACATTATTGTCCTTCTTGAAATAAATATAATCCATTTTCAAAGTGCCAAAGGTTGAGCAAGTTCAGAttcacaatttgtacatacaaGGAATATTATTGTTTATCAGCTTTCAGTGGACTGACTGTGTTATCATTTTACAAAATTCTGttgtcaaaatgaataattctCAGCAGATTGTCaataaatatttgttatttttgttttacacgtGAAGAGAATAGAGGAACTTATAAACTCTCGTTGCCTTGAAAATCAATTTGAGCCTTTTTTATGTGTTGAGCTTCATGGTTCAAGGTCCCCCTTACTTGACTGTTCAGAAGCTTTCGACTGTAACGCATGGTCTTTGTCTGAAGCttgttcagttgtcatggaactgtagatgttcaaacATTACTCTGAGCACTTTTCAGACATCTCATCCCCATCGTCTTAAAAGTTGAGATTAAAGGTTGAAAGCTAAAGTTGGTCAAAAGTAAATAAGTGGATAAGGTCAGAAATCAACCATGAAGCTCAGTTCCGAGCAAACTGAGCAAAATTAATCTGCTAATCTGCTAATGAAGACCATGTCATACGGTTGAGAGCTCCAGAAGTGAACATTGTCAATTTTTTATGTGATTTCGCATACATCTGCCAAGCCGCAATAAACACTGATATGGGGAAAATGGTCTTATTATATCGTGTTATTATCATTGTTTCAACCATATCACCCAACTCTACATTGCTGTATGTTGACAATATATCCATGATAACTTGAAATGATCCACACAGGGCAGCTATCCATTCAGAAACTGAGTAgcaagaaacacagaggaagaagaactTGATTTGCAGAGAacaatgaatgtaaatatttttgcaGCATGTAACATATAGTAGGCTTTTCTTATAACCATGCAAAGATGCATTCGctgtgagtatttgtgtgtcATTCCTCCAAACCCATACCCATGGTAACAGCTTCACAACATAATTAAAGTCCTTCCCCTGTAATTTTGAGTCAGGATATGAAGACATTGGACGCTGGACATAAATGCATATTTTCTTCAAATGaagatgaaaagcaaaaaaagtgGAGTCTGTTCACCGCCCGCTGAGGACAAGCACCATCAGGAAAGAGCCACAGGTGTGAAACTGTTCATTGCAGCCTTCAAACTCTCCCCGACCACACGCAAAGACTGTGTGCAGCAAGACATCTCAGCTTGTTCAGATTTTCCAGAAGCACAAAATCACCTGCTTCAACAGCGCAGGTCATCTGCACTGACACAAGTCATAATGAAAATCCTTGAACGACTAATCCCGTCCCACCTCCCGTCTTTCAGGGAACTGCTCAGTTGATGGTGCGGTGGACTTGGGCCACAACGTCATGAACGTGACATCCCTGGCTGCTACATCAGGAGCTTGTTGGTGAATTTCAACGCAGTCATCCCTGCATTGTTACACAGCGAGTAACCACGGTTCGACACAGTCCCATAACAATCTCCAGTGAGATCCGTGACTTTATGACAGCATGAATTTACACAGGTGCCCTGTGAGAGATGTGTTCTCCCCTCAGCTTCACTTCAATACACAAATGACTGCATCTCCAGTTGTTCCCTACGGGGCACTCCCACTGCGAATCACTTTGTTGATCTGTTGCTTTGTTCTGAGCTGATTCTTGTTATAATCAGTGCAAATGGCTCCTTCTACAGTGTGTAATGTTGTGGCCTGCAGCAAAGGAGGTTTGAGCATGCAGATCtggatattttacatttctgtcataACATATTAACATACTTCAACAAGTCAATAAGGGTACCACGAGCTGAGAATACATTTAGAAGaactaattttcttttaaaccaATGAATTGTTCAtcaaatcttttaaaaacaagttgGGATTTCAACCTCTCATCCTTTTCACACTTCCAATAGAtgaaactgttgtttttgttacaaTCGTATTGATTGTCAATGACCAGTGAGCCAGGATTGTGCAACTGTGGTCAGTGTCTCAGCAAGCTCGTCCACTCAACagccatgtttctgtgtttttttatattctgtaGGAAATAAAAGACCCAGCCTGCTGTGTGAAACAAGATCAATCAAACTACTCAAGTGTGATGATTATACCATACTAAGAGCACATAATTAAAGAAAATGGCTCTATCCACCAAGACAGGAGGGGGCAATTTAGGGTTTATACTGCAGCTGTGGAAAATAATTAACTGGAATAAACTGAGCGATTAATTTGCACCTTGAGATTAAAGTTCGCAACTGTGAGCGTGGCTGAAAATGcctttttagcatttttcagCGCTCACGAGTCAAAGGTTAACGTTTTGACCTGCCAAGTTGTCACCAGACGAAAAAGAGTTGCAAAGCGTTTTCAGTAcgaaacatccaatcacagagcttaaaGTGATGTTGTGTGCACCCTCTTATGGTGTGCAGAAGCTAATGATTACACTTTGTGCACTTTTGATTTGGCAACTATGGTGATGTATGAAACAGCAGCTAATGCTCATGGGTATTGTGGTATTTAAAGCCATCTGCATCTGAcagagaaataataataaaaatgtaagagTGAATCCTTACAAACACTCGATGGAGGATATAAGTGTAATTAGGCTGCAGGCGGCGGAGAATCAGGCGCAAACGAGTTAATGGAGAACCAGTATGACAGGCAGCTCAGCGGAGCCActggtttgttttgatttgtcctGTGTAAATGTGTGGGGACAAGATTTAGAAGAAGATCATGCAGACTTTAAACTTGTTACCACTATGTATGGCATATGAGGGCTATTGAATTTCAAACCAGTGATTCCTTTGTTGCGTAAACTCAacgtgtcacttcctgtccatAATGAAAAATATCTTTACATCCATTATCACCTTGGGCATAGCTGTGTGGGACAACTCTCCACCTGTTTTTAGAAATGACAGCAGCAAACGACCCGCCCCTCTGAGAGTCTCTGTGCCGCGTCGGCTCAGAAACAACCAGAGATGTTCACTTCTGACCCTTCGCGCTCAGAGAAAGCCGCCAGTTGAAAAGAGTTCCCACTCTGCTGGTCTGTCAGAGTCTGTATCAGCTATCACCTCGACAGCTCTGTCAGCCGTGACTTCACAGAGATCCGGtcccacataaacacacacacacacacacaccgacttAAAGAAACACCGATACGAATACACACTGTGAGCTCCCTCCACGCAGACAGTAATTACCTGACATTTATGCTGTTATTATGTTAAATCACTCATCTTGTTTAAAGTTCACCTGAGTTATTATCACCTTTTGATATACTGTaatttatattatacatttacTGCGTCGCACAATATCTGTGTTAGACAAAATCCCAAGCAGGtaactcaagtacaattttgaggtacttgttcTTCTACTACCTTCCTctactacactacatttcagagagaaatggtgtttttataatgtgttattgctttttttattcatgtagaTGAcctaaatacttcttccatcacttaTCCCAAGTTCATTAGTCACTGCGCTACAGGGTTTGTATCACTGTAAAAGTGACTAAGACCTGTGTAACTGCATTGTATGTATTCCCCTGTTTATGTTATGTAAGGTCCTACAGTATGTATGTCACTTgctgttgtgatgttttttcttttgactttcacattgaaaataaaagcatttctgtttctgatgcTCTATTTTTACTCTCTCACAAGAAGAAGCGGtggcaaaaaatatatatatatgtatagacacattttacacattttacacattttaagtgTAACTCATTCATGTTACAGTTgccaaatacagaaatgattGTGAATTATTCTTTACATTAAGATTCTCTTAGTTTAACTTAAAAATATAACAGCGACTCAAATCTCATTAAACATATTTAGACCCATCCAGTTTATAGCCCACACATTTCCTGcaaaaaataagacaaagaatTAAAACCCTCCTCAGTAAATCCTTACCTTGTTCTTAAGCTATATCAGATGAGAACAGGTGCACAGGCAACAAAATCTCTTCACTGAGCTGCCAACATGTGAGAGTGAATCAGCAATCGGcctggagagagaagcagggaaggagggaggagggccCAACAGAGTGGCATTCAGGGAACAACCTGCTCAACCTGCTCCTACACCTGCCAGCAAAAGCAACACACCCTGAACCGCATCCAGTTGCACGCTGTGAAAAGGCCACACAGGACAGGGATGGAAATGAATTAGAGGACAAGAGAAGGGGAAGAGGGTTGAGGGGTTTGGGGAATGAGTCAATTTGTAACCGCCTCTTTTCATGGTCCCATCCAAATAAGTTGATgatattaatgttttgttgcCAGGTTGCCAGGTTGCCAGGTTAGATTTCTGTGAATTCCCCCAATGGGAGGAGCCTCTGGCCACAGGTCCtctgagctcttttttttttttttttttttttctcaccgaGGCACTGGAAACGGCTGCTGTCGTCATGGCAACAGAAAGGAGGCTGGCGAGCTCGGGTTTCATCCACGCCTTTGTCTCTGGTCTATATCAGGCTACCGGGTGACGTGTGACTTTGTGAACTCACAGGTACTGTGCGTCAAATGAGCcgggattgtttttttttgtgtcattccTCAGTGAACTGAGTCACGCAGCGACTGAATTCTCGAGTGAGGCGGATGAAGTGGCACTCAAAGCTGGTGTGCTTTGGTGAGTCAAGAACAAAGGAGCAgctatacttgttttgttaatgaatctgaaatgaatactaattaattaatccaAGGTAACCTCATTGTACCTCCAGTAGAAGTGAGCATGggccttttttcacagcagactttTTAACTTTAATCGTAGGACAATCACAGGTGGGATTACTAATAAGTAaaccatgacagtgtgacagtgagaccaaatgcacaataccaggcctgtgaaactgaagcagctaaatggaattcagccaccTGACCCTGTCCTTTTGCTActgcaacatttcaaaatgtcctccgTGGAAAAGATCTATTGGTTTTCCTGCGGACAAAAAATACAtaccacaacacacagacactgaccaCGATTTGAAATGCCTCAgtgagatgtttttcttttgaatgtttaaactaaaataaatatgactgtatactgtatacaataTGTCTGTATTTGATTGGGCTGGTCCTGACTTCAGAACTGCATTACGTATTTTCACCTACTGGTCAAAAACATTCACATATCCAGACAGACACGTGCAGTAAATGTGTACTTTATTATCACAACCGAAAGACATTTGTTGCGAAGGTGTCATTGTTTGGAGGTCACCTGTTGATATACTGCCATAAATGAGGGTTAACAGCGGCTCACTGTCCCAAGCACACAGACAGCTTGTCGCTGGCACCTCGCTTGGCCTGCCGGTGTTTGAAGCTAATGGGATCATGTAGCCTCATCAGGGACGTGAATAATAGAAATGTCTAAATCTTGTAAAGGGGATAAACAGGCTTCAGACTTcagtgcaaaacaaaagagTACAAAAGccatgaaaaagtaaaaagatgGGGCATTTTGAAACCTTGTAAATACATTATGAAGAGCTTCATAACAGCGACTCGGCACATTTATGATTCAAGTTCTATGTCAGCGTTCACCCAACATGACGGATAGATAGAAGTGTGaaagacagttttgtttttgttttgtctttggcaGTAACGCTGTGCAGTAACAGATGAACTAAATCTGTAAAGCTGAAGTCATAACGATGGTGGGGATACAAATTAGCATacatcacattacacagtcTGTTACGTAATCTCTTCTAACTGGATCCAAATAGTCGGAAATAATGAATCCATTTTCCTTTGAAGGCTTTGACCTCAGAGGAAAATAtggtgaggtaaaaaaaaaaaaaaaagaaagtaaaggaGACTTGTTcgaaaatgttagaaaatgcaaggacatgctaaatgctaaaataaaacgTCAAAAAGACACTCATTCAGTGCTGAGCTGCCAAAATATTTGCAATGCAATAGGCAATTTTGGGGACAAAATGACGTTTGGCATTAACTAGCTTACAACTCAACTACGGCATGTGGAAAGACTCGACTATGTAATATTTCATTGATGATTGATTGGAATAATTAGCTTGTTACACAATAATAAGCCCATGTCATAGACAAACTGGACTGTGTAAAAGTGTAACAAACCAGATGAGTCCCCACTGTGGCTCATCTTAAAAGGCCACTACTCCTGTTATGATATCTTATCGTTACAGACAtgtaataaaatagaaatactaaTGGTAACGTGACCAGGTGATCCCAGAGCAGTGCAGGAGACCTGATCTCACTGATCCCTGTTTGTCAGACTGAGCCTTGTCACCTCATATTATAAAACTGGTCAGATATTTGGTAAAATGTAGCCGCTCGGTGATCTCAAGCAGCAGATGTCAAtcagacacactcagacaggaagttaaaagacaGGAGTCTTTCCTTGTTGCTGAAACATCAATAGcctaataatattaattaaaagttCATTCGTTTTTCTCagttgaaacagaaacaaaaagttaGCCTTGACATATTTTGACtcatttggttttattcattttagtgATTCTGTCAAACGCTGTAGCTCCTTACATCAAGTCCTTAAAATGGAGACGCTTTATGagtaaaacataaacaaattaGATTTGTTTATAATCCATCCTATTAATAATTTCCtaacgataataataataattttgttgGTTCTATATTTTATTGGCACACAAAAAGCATCTCGTGTGTTTTctcaaatgaaagaaaggaagcaCTGAAGCTGCTTTTCTCCATCTGAAGAATTAAACCAGCTCTTATCGTGACCGCCTCGTACTGTAGATACATGCAGGTAAATACATTCAGTCAGGGGCCAAAAACACCCATAGCAGAGTGAAGCTGTGGGTGTTTCCCCTTTGATTTAATACAACTGGTTCATTCATGTATTCGTTCATATGTGTT encodes:
- the LOC139283469 gene encoding mucin-15 translates to MELYLKITAGLLLLVQAFHLASLQESTDSPGRTIDQSWLRVPAKNTAGSQNAVAGTEEEAEYDLGADAPAMESSNDYSSGIASGSMAINTEEEENVTNQDKDANETSDDLPVVTTTEPPTFPNVTTNQPESAMNATVSPNNATTEPTNSSQINMTEAGEELYNSTTAPQNSSTHLRAQNSTSFPDYSNHTDFQTTVTLAPESNATQESTTKPDEDAGLTNATESTNTTTTTTPEINETSTASSSTTVFLSETTETSPATTTTAAPNTPEKANETDKSAASGSDSERGLASDSSMSKRKGAWGAVLGTAVAVACVGLVAYIILKKKHRKGFSHRKLVEEYPADPVLRLDNSGPLDLNFGGSAYYNPGLQGDNIQMTNFPGRLRN